Proteins encoded together in one Bradyrhizobium sp. CB82 window:
- a CDS encoding IS701 family transposase: MGLAKSGDVASRFSAYVEGLTSVIGHADRAKPLRDYCTGLMMPCDRKSVEPMAAITAPERTAAQHQSLLHFVGQGDWSDQQVLAKVRESVLPSIERHGEIEAWIIDDTGFPKKGRHSVGVARQYCGQLGKQDNCQVAVTLSIANHHASLLVAYRLYLPKEWATDRPRRRKAGGPKEITFKTKPAIALEQLRWACAGGLPRGVVLMDAGYGADTDLHTSITDLGLNYVAGIQPQTSVWRPGTGPRVPKKWSGSGRPPKLLRRDGKYQPISVKKLAIGLPMDAWRKITWREGTAERLSSRFARVRIRAAHRDYWLAESRPEEWLLIEWPGGEEAPTKYWFSTLPANIGFRQLVGTAKLRWRIERDYHELKQKIGLGHFEGRGWRGFHHHATLCIAAYGFLVSERETLPPSATGSAGLFKEITIPETYRPRGSAIAA; encoded by the coding sequence ATGGGTCTGGCAAAATCGGGGGACGTCGCGTCGCGGTTTTCGGCGTATGTTGAGGGTCTTACGAGCGTGATCGGGCACGCAGACCGAGCCAAACCGCTTCGCGATTACTGCACCGGTCTGATGATGCCTTGCGATCGCAAGAGTGTCGAGCCGATGGCGGCCATCACGGCTCCTGAGCGGACAGCAGCGCAACACCAGTCGTTGTTGCATTTTGTCGGTCAAGGCGACTGGTCGGACCAGCAAGTGTTGGCCAAGGTCCGTGAGTCAGTGCTGCCGAGCATCGAACGCCACGGAGAGATCGAAGCTTGGATCATCGATGATACGGGCTTTCCTAAGAAGGGGCGGCATTCGGTCGGGGTTGCACGGCAATATTGCGGCCAACTGGGCAAGCAAGACAATTGTCAGGTCGCCGTGACCCTTTCGATTGCCAACCATCACGCGAGCCTGCTGGTGGCGTATCGCCTTTATCTACCAAAGGAGTGGGCGACCGACCGTCCGCGTCGGCGCAAAGCCGGTGGGCCCAAGGAGATCACCTTCAAAACCAAGCCGGCCATCGCACTTGAGCAATTGCGCTGGGCCTGTGCAGGGGGCTTGCCGCGTGGCGTAGTGCTGATGGACGCCGGCTATGGTGCTGATACCGATCTGCATACGAGCATCACAGATCTCGGCTTGAACTATGTGGCCGGCATCCAGCCACAAACATCCGTATGGCGCCCTGGCACTGGGCCGCGGGTGCCGAAGAAGTGGTCGGGGAGCGGACGACCTCCGAAGTTGCTGCGACGTGATGGCAAGTATCAACCGATCTCAGTTAAGAAGCTTGCGATTGGTCTGCCAATGGATGCTTGGCGCAAGATCACGTGGCGTGAGGGGACGGCAGAACGCTTATCCTCGCGCTTTGCCCGTGTGCGCATCCGTGCGGCACATCGAGATTACTGGCTCGCCGAAAGCCGGCCGGAGGAATGGCTGCTGATCGAATGGCCGGGGGGCGAGGAAGCACCCACCAAATATTGGTTCTCGACGCTTCCGGCGAACATTGGATTCCGTCAGCTGGTCGGCACCGCCAAGCTGCGCTGGCGCATTGAGCGCGACTACCACGAACTCAAACAGAAGATCGGCCTTGGCCACTTCGAGGGGCGAGGCTGGCGCGGCTTCCACCATCACGCAACGCTGTGCATCGCGGCCTACGGATTCCTGGTCTCCGAGCGGGAGACGCTTCCCCCCTCAGCAACAGGTTCCGCCGGGCTTTTCAAAGAAATTACAATTCCCGAAACTTATCGCCCGAGGGGGTCCGCCATTGCGGCCTGA
- a CDS encoding flavin reductase: MTDEITPAILEPSILSEGRADSDSRSFRTCLGQFGTGVTVMTSELNGRLAAVTAGSFSSLSLDPPLVLWSIGRSSRSATIFERATRFNVNVLAEDQISVSQHFASSAVDKFHNVQWFNGHNQCPVLPGIVALFECDKEIVYEGGDHLIIIGRVHRFVRYSGKPLLFVQTRYAIPQVHPELQSPPTSLTAAPKELKEMEKLSELLLEAARLRVGRFEKHRRAEGVNYLQSRALFALYARSNQAIPDLAQEILAAPGDCTDTVAELIERKLLTKDDSGKVSLTDAGREKRNAILRRSDVYEAECLSGFEKEQIGVVRGFLEEFIQRFTVADSTL, encoded by the coding sequence ATGACCGACGAAATTACACCGGCAATTTTGGAACCATCTATTCTAAGCGAGGGAAGAGCAGATTCAGATTCGCGATCTTTCCGAACTTGCTTAGGCCAGTTTGGTACTGGAGTCACCGTGATGACTTCGGAACTCAACGGCCGTCTTGCCGCTGTAACCGCAGGCTCGTTTTCATCATTGTCGCTCGATCCGCCACTGGTTCTCTGGTCAATCGGCCGCTCATCCCGCAGTGCGACTATCTTTGAACGAGCAACGAGATTCAACGTGAATGTCCTTGCCGAGGATCAAATCAGTGTTTCTCAGCACTTTGCGAGCTCTGCGGTTGACAAGTTCCATAATGTGCAATGGTTCAATGGTCATAATCAGTGTCCTGTGTTGCCAGGGATTGTCGCTTTGTTTGAATGCGACAAAGAAATTGTATATGAGGGCGGGGACCATCTGATCATAATCGGCAGGGTACATCGATTTGTAAGATATTCCGGAAAACCGCTCCTCTTTGTTCAGACACGATATGCAATCCCGCAAGTGCATCCGGAATTGCAGTCTCCGCCTACTTCTCTCACGGCAGCGCCCAAGGAGCTCAAGGAGATGGAGAAGTTATCCGAGTTGCTCCTCGAAGCAGCGCGACTTCGCGTTGGTCGCTTCGAAAAACACAGGCGGGCGGAAGGTGTCAATTATCTGCAGAGCCGAGCCCTGTTTGCGCTGTATGCGCGCTCAAATCAGGCCATCCCAGATCTTGCGCAAGAAATTCTTGCGGCGCCCGGCGACTGTACGGACACTGTCGCGGAGCTAATAGAACGGAAGCTGTTGACCAAGGATGATAGTGGGAAAGTGTCGCTGACAGACGCTGGGCGTGAAAAACGAAATGCAATCCTGAGGAGGTCGGACGTATACGAGGCAGAATGCTTGTCAGGATTTGAGAAAGAGCAAATTGGCGTAGTCCGCGGGTTCCTTGAAGAATTTATTCAGAGATTCACGGTTGCGGATTCCACGTTATAG
- a CDS encoding IS110 family transposase produces the protein MSHTNIVTIGIDLGKNTFHVVGFDATGAIILRKKRSRNQLEQSLANVPPCLTGMEACAGVHHLGRKLEKLGHQVRLLPAQYVKPYLKGHKNDFRDAEAIAEAAQRPTMRFVPLKSAEQLDLQALHRVRSRLVTQRTAVINQIRGFLLERGLPVRQGAAALRLALPQILSMLSDNLSPRVVRLIQDLAEDWCFLERRVASITKEIDELADQDAHCRRLMSAPGVGPIISSAMIAAIGTGDAFHKGRDFAACLGLVAKQISTGDRTILGRISRRGNRYLRTLFIQGARAVLLRRQSWPRHGFGAWLEAASKRLHSNVLVVALAAKLGRLAWSILAKGRDYDANFVGHAA, from the coding sequence ATGTCCCATACGAACATTGTCACGATCGGCATCGATCTAGGCAAGAACACATTCCATGTGGTGGGGTTCGATGCCACGGGTGCAATCATCCTACGCAAGAAGCGATCGAGAAATCAGCTTGAGCAGTCGCTGGCTAATGTTCCGCCCTGCCTGACCGGAATGGAGGCCTGTGCAGGAGTACACCACCTCGGTCGCAAGCTCGAGAAATTAGGCCATCAAGTACGGCTCTTGCCGGCACAGTATGTGAAGCCATACCTCAAGGGCCACAAAAATGACTTCCGTGATGCCGAAGCCATCGCAGAGGCGGCGCAGCGCCCGACCATGCGTTTCGTCCCGTTGAAATCGGCCGAGCAACTTGACTTGCAAGCGCTGCACAGAGTTCGCAGTCGATTGGTGACACAGAGAACCGCGGTCATCAATCAAATCCGAGGTTTTTTGCTTGAGCGAGGGCTGCCAGTTCGGCAGGGAGCGGCAGCACTCCGATTGGCACTTCCACAGATTCTCTCGATGCTCTCGGATAACCTGTCGCCTCGAGTGGTTCGGCTCATTCAGGACCTGGCCGAAGACTGGTGCTTTCTCGAGCGGCGGGTCGCATCGATCACGAAGGAAATCGACGAACTCGCTGATCAAGACGCACACTGTCGCCGCCTGATGAGTGCGCCGGGTGTCGGACCAATTATCTCAAGTGCGATGATCGCCGCGATCGGAACTGGTGATGCCTTCCATAAGGGCCGCGACTTTGCAGCATGTCTTGGCCTCGTAGCGAAACAAATCTCGACCGGCGATCGAACCATTCTCGGCCGCATATCGAGGCGTGGCAACCGGTACCTGCGAACGCTGTTCATTCAAGGGGCCAGAGCCGTACTTCTAAGGCGTCAGAGTTGGCCCAGGCATGGCTTCGGAGCCTGGTTGGAAGCAGCATCCAAGCGGCTCCACTCGAATGTACTGGTTGTCGCCCTGGCCGCAAAACTCGGGCGCCTAGCCTGGAGTATCCTCGCAAAGGGCCGTGATTACGACGCCAACTTCGTGGGCCACGCCGCGTAA
- the ltrA gene encoding group II intron reverse transcriptase/maturase, with the protein MNDQEKSDSAVVATKSPNKAGAPVAEAMEPRARTKGNAGQQSTHRTQTRARVTQALDRVRQAAKLGKKERFTALLHQINTDTLRLAFYALKRKAAPGVDGVTWQDFETDLEPRLEDLHRRVHRGAYRPQPSRRTYIPKADGRERPLAIAALEDKIVQGATVMVLNAIYEGDFVGFSYGFRPGRGPHDALDALAVAITSRKVNWILDADVQNFFGSVSQDWLVRFLEHRIGDKRIIRLIRKWLKAGILEDGVVTVDDRGTGQGSVISPLLANVYLHYTFDLWAERWRRHEAHGDMIIARYADDLVAGFEHEDDARRFLDAMRERFEAFALSLHPDKTRLIEFGRHAAVARKKRGLGKPETFMFLGFTHICGRSRRGNFLLERKTRRDRLRTKLQDIKAELRYRMHQPIPVQGKWLRQVITGHFAYYAVPANGRALSAFRYYVTDLWRRTLRRRSQRDGFTWDRMTKLADDWFPQPRILHPWPQQRFAVTHPR; encoded by the coding sequence ATGAACGATCAGGAGAAGTCTGACTCGGCCGTAGTAGCTACGAAGTCGCCGAATAAAGCCGGAGCTCCGGTGGCAGAGGCGATGGAGCCAAGGGCTAGGACCAAGGGGAACGCGGGACAGCAAAGCACGCACCGGACGCAGACCCGGGCTCGCGTGACCCAGGCGCTGGACCGCGTACGGCAAGCTGCAAAGCTTGGGAAGAAAGAGCGGTTCACTGCGCTTCTCCACCAGATCAACACTGACACGCTCCGGTTGGCGTTCTACGCGCTCAAGCGCAAAGCAGCCCCCGGCGTGGACGGTGTGACATGGCAGGACTTCGAGACAGACCTGGAGCCTCGGCTTGAGGATCTGCATCGTCGGGTCCATCGAGGAGCGTATCGGCCCCAACCGTCACGCCGGACGTATATCCCGAAGGCGGACGGCCGGGAGAGACCGTTGGCGATCGCGGCTCTGGAAGACAAAATCGTTCAGGGCGCAACCGTCATGGTGCTCAACGCCATCTACGAAGGCGACTTCGTCGGCTTCTCCTACGGGTTTCGACCCGGCCGGGGGCCACATGACGCGTTGGATGCCTTGGCGGTAGCGATCACCTCCCGGAAGGTGAACTGGATACTTGACGCCGACGTGCAAAACTTCTTCGGAAGTGTGAGCCAAGACTGGTTGGTCCGGTTTTTGGAGCACCGCATCGGCGACAAGCGCATCATCCGCCTAATCCGTAAATGGCTGAAGGCGGGCATCCTCGAAGACGGGGTCGTAACCGTGGATGACAGGGGCACGGGGCAAGGATCGGTGATTTCGCCGCTGCTCGCCAACGTTTACCTGCACTACACATTCGATCTTTGGGCCGAACGCTGGCGACGGCATGAGGCTCACGGCGATATGATTATCGCGCGCTATGCCGATGATCTGGTGGCCGGCTTCGAGCATGAGGACGACGCTCGCCGTTTCCTTGATGCGATGCGTGAACGGTTTGAGGCATTCGCGCTGTCGCTCCACCCGGACAAGACCCGCCTGATTGAGTTCGGTCGCCATGCGGCGGTCGCTCGCAAGAAACGCGGGCTCGGCAAACCGGAGACCTTCATGTTTCTGGGCTTCACCCACATCTGCGGCAGGTCACGCCGGGGGAACTTCCTGCTCGAAAGGAAGACCCGTCGCGATCGTCTGCGGACGAAGCTTCAGGATATCAAGGCAGAGCTGCGGTATCGAATGCACCAACCGATCCCCGTCCAGGGTAAATGGCTGAGACAGGTCATCACCGGCCACTTCGCCTACTATGCGGTTCCTGCAAACGGACGGGCGCTTTCAGCCTTCCGCTATTATGTGACCGACCTCTGGCGACGAACGCTTCGGCGGCGTAGCCAACGAGACGGCTTCACTTGGGATCGTATGACGAAGTTGGCAGATGACTGGTTTCCTCAACCCCGTATCCTGCATCCCTGGCCGCAACAGCGCTTCGCCGTCACACACCCAAGGTAG
- a CDS encoding NtaA/DmoA family FMN-dependent monooxygenase (This protein belongs to a clade of FMN-dependent monooxygenases, within a broader family of flavin-dependent oxidoreductases, the luciferase-like monooxygenase (LMM) family, some of whose members use coenzyme F420 rather than FMN.): MKQIHLGYALFNYGTHPAGWTSHTKDIATNIEHFKRCARIAEEAKFDMLFRADALFCHTKNIEAWSRNPYHMNSIEPLTLLAALSQVTSKIGLAGTVSTSYSEPYNIARQLASLDHVSHGRAAWNVVTSASTQAAKNFGESKIPSHEERYGRAKEYVEAVQALWDTYEDDAFVLDPSTGYHFDPKKFHPVSYSGKYIRVEGALNVARPPQGYPVLVQAGSSGPGKQFAAETAEVVFSLSRDKRAAQAFYKDMQDRVSSAGRDRSSFKVLPALVVVVGETKAEAEAYYASLEARVPNIVKLEELSLDLGVDITKLPLDRPVPLEMLPTDTNYIAGIFQAAAELVRTGKPLGEILPFYRQPSAGTPLCGSAAEISDFIEEWVADGACDGFNIISPSEPRGLETLAANVIPELQRRGSFRREYEGNTLRDHFGLPRPKSRHSKSGDTRG; the protein is encoded by the coding sequence AATTCATCTTGGCTACGCTCTGTTCAATTACGGAACGCACCCTGCGGGATGGACATCCCACACCAAGGATATCGCGACAAACATAGAACATTTCAAACGCTGCGCCAGGATTGCCGAAGAAGCTAAATTTGACATGCTGTTCAGGGCTGACGCGCTTTTTTGTCACACGAAGAATATCGAGGCGTGGAGTCGAAACCCGTACCACATGAATTCGATCGAGCCTCTGACGCTACTCGCTGCGTTGTCTCAGGTAACGTCAAAGATTGGATTGGCTGGAACCGTCAGCACCTCATATTCGGAGCCATACAACATCGCTCGTCAACTCGCATCGCTGGACCATGTGAGTCACGGGCGCGCCGCCTGGAACGTCGTAACTTCGGCGAGTACTCAGGCGGCTAAGAATTTTGGCGAATCCAAGATACCATCGCACGAGGAGAGATATGGTCGTGCCAAAGAGTACGTTGAGGCGGTCCAGGCGTTGTGGGACACTTACGAGGATGATGCCTTTGTGCTTGATCCGTCGACGGGCTATCACTTCGACCCGAAAAAATTCCATCCCGTTTCCTATAGCGGAAAGTACATCCGCGTTGAGGGCGCGCTAAATGTTGCCCGCCCGCCGCAGGGGTATCCCGTCCTAGTGCAAGCCGGATCTTCCGGGCCCGGCAAACAATTTGCCGCGGAAACAGCTGAGGTCGTATTCTCGCTAAGTCGTGACAAGCGCGCGGCCCAAGCGTTTTATAAGGACATGCAGGATCGAGTCTCGTCCGCTGGTCGCGACCGTAGCAGCTTCAAAGTCCTTCCGGCGCTAGTGGTCGTCGTAGGGGAGACAAAGGCGGAAGCCGAAGCGTACTATGCTAGCCTTGAGGCGCGAGTGCCCAACATCGTCAAGCTTGAGGAGCTGTCACTTGATCTCGGAGTCGACATAACGAAGTTGCCCCTGGACCGTCCGGTTCCGCTCGAAATGCTGCCTACGGATACGAACTATATCGCGGGTATATTTCAGGCGGCGGCCGAACTCGTGCGTACAGGCAAGCCTCTTGGCGAAATCTTGCCGTTCTATCGTCAGCCTTCGGCGGGTACTCCGCTTTGCGGGTCTGCGGCCGAAATTAGCGATTTTATCGAAGAGTGGGTTGCTGACGGAGCTTGCGACGGTTTTAATATCATTTCTCCGTCAGAGCCCCGCGGGCTCGAAACCTTGGCTGCAAACGTGATCCCAGAGTTGCAAAGACGCGGCTCATTCCGTCGCGAATACGAAGGGAACACGTTGAGAGACCATTTTGGATTGCCCCGCCCGAAGAGCCGGCACTCCAAGAGCGGTGACACTAGAGGTTAG
- a CDS encoding CmcJ/NvfI family oxidoreductase gives MENTKRVSSIAQINRDDLESVQGEIAFGRRSCEEKAPEVVYPRYENIPMVSYDVTVRNARPIVDELSLDREGFTLIQHKISCASERDPEIMCSKYLEEMVPFIKDYFKASWVVPRRDGVIVRRAGGGGLPGVKGAAGMAHIDYASIAAPMVAARENQQQGITIRPYSRLMIIQAWRVLSPPPQDNSLAVCDYSSVVDPDLLVHDYTSDVGVPWKSVLLRYSPLHRWYYFPELKPDELILFKGYDSEESCNAPTPHTGFDNRRAYPNAKPRESIEARFYVYYA, from the coding sequence ATGGAAAATACGAAACGAGTCTCATCGATTGCGCAAATAAACCGGGACGATCTTGAGTCCGTTCAGGGTGAGATTGCCTTCGGCCGACGCTCATGCGAGGAAAAAGCTCCTGAAGTCGTTTATCCGAGATACGAAAACATCCCAATGGTGAGTTATGACGTCACTGTCCGCAACGCGCGGCCGATCGTAGACGAGCTCTCGCTTGACCGGGAGGGCTTTACTCTTATTCAGCACAAGATCTCCTGTGCAAGCGAGCGCGATCCCGAGATCATGTGCAGCAAGTATCTGGAAGAAATGGTCCCGTTTATCAAGGACTATTTCAAAGCATCGTGGGTTGTTCCTAGGCGAGACGGCGTCATTGTTCGTCGTGCAGGCGGGGGAGGGCTTCCTGGAGTGAAGGGAGCTGCTGGAATGGCCCACATTGACTACGCGTCGATTGCCGCTCCTATGGTTGCCGCTCGCGAGAATCAACAACAGGGGATTACGATTCGACCCTATTCTCGGTTGATGATCATTCAAGCTTGGCGTGTGTTGTCGCCGCCCCCGCAGGACAACTCTTTAGCGGTCTGCGATTACTCCTCTGTCGTCGATCCAGATCTTCTTGTGCATGACTATACCTCGGATGTTGGGGTTCCTTGGAAGAGTGTACTTCTTCGGTATAGTCCACTTCACCGTTGGTACTACTTCCCGGAGCTGAAGCCGGACGAGCTCATTCTGTTCAAAGGCTATGACTCCGAAGAGAGTTGCAACGCGCCGACGCCTCACACAGGCTTTGACAATCGTCGCGCATATCCGAACGCCAAGCCCCGTGAGAGTATCGAAGCCCGCTTCTACGTGTACTACGCCTGA
- a CDS encoding IS110 family transposase: MNDSIFVGLDVHKATISVAVAEAMRGGEVRNLGIIPNRADQIAKLAKKLGEGDRQVSFCYEAGPCGYGLHRQLMGLGHNCIVVAPSLIPMKAGDRVKTDRRDAAMLAKLHRSDELTAVWVPDAAHEAMRDLVRARATAMRVLGKARQHLQGFLLRHGRIYAGKRGWTLAYRRWLTTVRFDHPASQIVLQDYIHAVTDAEARVDCLTKRIEELAPQWSMTPIVEAVQAMRGIAFIVAVTVVAEVGDFSRFDNPRQLMAFLGLVPSEYSSGATIRRGNITKAGNALARRALIEGAWTYRMQARVSRKLHDRNERLPEVIRDIAWKAQVRLCARYRRLSAAGKPKVIVTTAIAREMVGFLWAITRQVQLGPAA; the protein is encoded by the coding sequence ATGAACGATAGCATTTTCGTGGGGCTGGATGTGCACAAGGCGACGATTTCGGTTGCAGTGGCCGAAGCGATGCGCGGCGGGGAAGTTCGTAACTTGGGGATCATCCCTAATCGCGCCGATCAAATCGCCAAGCTGGCGAAGAAGCTTGGCGAGGGTGACCGGCAGGTAAGTTTTTGTTACGAAGCCGGACCCTGCGGATATGGCCTGCATAGACAACTGATGGGACTGGGACACAACTGCATCGTGGTGGCTCCCTCGCTGATCCCGATGAAGGCCGGCGATCGGGTAAAAACCGACCGGCGCGATGCGGCGATGCTGGCCAAGCTGCACCGGAGCGACGAACTGACAGCCGTGTGGGTTCCGGATGCAGCGCATGAGGCCATGCGCGACTTGGTGAGAGCCCGCGCCACGGCGATGCGTGTGCTCGGCAAGGCGCGGCAACATCTCCAAGGCTTCCTGCTGCGACATGGGCGCATCTATGCCGGGAAGAGGGGGTGGACTCTGGCTTATCGTCGCTGGCTCACCACGGTGCGCTTCGATCACCCGGCGAGCCAAATCGTTCTGCAGGACTACATTCATGCCGTAACCGACGCTGAGGCCCGCGTGGACTGCTTGACCAAGCGGATCGAGGAGCTGGCGCCACAATGGTCGATGACGCCAATCGTAGAGGCCGTGCAGGCCATGCGCGGCATCGCCTTCATCGTTGCTGTAACCGTGGTTGCCGAGGTTGGCGACTTCTCTCGCTTTGACAATCCTCGCCAGTTGATGGCCTTTCTCGGCCTCGTGCCGTCGGAGTATTCGAGCGGCGCAACCATCCGACGCGGCAACATCACCAAGGCTGGCAATGCTCTGGCCAGGCGGGCTCTGATTGAGGGGGCATGGACCTATCGCATGCAGGCCCGCGTCAGTCGCAAGCTCCATGACCGTAACGAGCGCCTGCCTGAAGTTATCCGCGATATCGCCTGGAAGGCCCAGGTCAGGCTATGCGCTCGCTATCGCCGCTTGTCGGCGGCCGGCAAACCCAAGGTGATCGTCACCACCGCCATTGCACGTGAGATGGTCGGCTTCCTGTGGGCGATCACTCGTCAAGTACAACTCGGGCCGGCCGCCTGA